In the Acomys russatus chromosome 13, mAcoRus1.1, whole genome shotgun sequence genome, one interval contains:
- the Dnajb8 gene encoding dnaJ homolog subfamily B member 8: MANYYEVLGVQSSASAEDIKKAYRKLALRWHPDKNPDNKEEAEKKFKQVSEAYEVLSDPKKRSVYDRAGCEGWRAGGGASVPHSSPFGAGYSFRNPEDIFREFFGGLDPFSFDFWDTPFNDRGRSHGLRGAFFSGLGEFPGFMEAFSSFDTLGHGGGSRTTCSSTSFSSSGSGCSGFKSVMSSTEMVNGRKVTTKRIIDNGQERVEVEEDGQLRSVTVNGKEKLMRVDSK, encoded by the coding sequence ATGGCCAACTACTATGAAGTGCTGGGTGTACAATCAAGCGCCTCCGCTGAGGACATCAAGAAGGCCTACCGAAAGCTGGCTTTGCGTTGGCACCCCGACAAGAACCCGGACAACAAGGAGGAGGCTGAGAAGAAGTTCAAGCAGGTTTCTGAAGCCTACGAGGTCTTGTCAGACCCTAAGAAGCGTTCTGTGTACGACCGGGCAGGCTGtgaaggctggagagctggtggcGGTGCCAGTGTCCCCCACAGCAGTCCCTTCGGTGCTGGCTATTCCTTCCGAAATCCTGAGGATATCTTTAGAGAGTTCTTTGGGGGACTGGATCCTTTCTCCTTCGATTTCTGGGACACCCCATTCAATGACCGTGGCCGGTCCCATGGTTTACGTGGGGCCTTTTTTTCAGGCTTGGGGGAGTTCCCAGGATTCATGGAGGCTTTCTCATCCTTTGATACCCTGGGCCACGGTGGGGGCAGCCGTACGACCTGTTCATCCACTTCCTTCAGTAGCTCTGGTTCGGGCTGCTCAGGGTTCAAGTCAGTGATGTCATCCACTGAGATGGTTAATGGCCGCAAGGTGACCACCAAGCGCATCATTGACAATGGCCAGGAACGTGTGGAGGTGGAAGAGGATGGACAGCTCCGGTCAGTAACGGTCAACGGCAAAGAGAAGCTCATGCGTGTGGACAGCAAGTGA